A window of Roseateles sp. XES5 genomic DNA:
ACGGCTTTGCCGACGTCACGTCGGGCGTCGGCACCATCGTCGTCGGCCTCGCCGCCGTCATCATCGGCGAAACGCTGTTCGGCGCGCGCGGCATTCTCATGGCGCTGATCGGCTGCGTGCTCGGTTCGATCCTCTATCGCATCGCCATCCAGCTCGCGCTGTCTTCCGACGTGCTCGGCCTGCAGGCCTCCGACCTCAATTTCGTGACGGCGCTGCTCGTCACCGTGGCGCTCGTCCTGCCGCGTCTTCGCCGCGGGGGAGCCGCCTGATGATCTCCGTCTCCGATATCAAGGTCGTCTTCGGCAAGGGCACGCCGCTGCAGAAGCAGGCGCTGAACGGCGTCAGCCTCACCATCGAGGAAGGCCAGTTCGTCACCGTCATCGGCTCCAACGGCGCGGGCAAGTCGACGCTGCTCGGCGTTCTCGCCGGCGACGTCATTGCAACCGAAGGACAGGTGAAGATCGGCACGGCGGACGTCACCCGCCAGGGCACCGCTGCCCGGGCCGGCCGCGTCGCGCGCGTCTTCCAGGATCCGCTGACGGGCAGTTGCGGCGCGCTCTCCATCGAGGAGAACCTGGCGCTCGCCGCCCGCCGCGGCGAACGGCGCGGCCTTTCCTCCGCACTCGGTCCGCAGCGCCGCGGGCATTTCCGCGAGCGCATCGCGGAGCTGAACCTCGGCCTTGAGAACCGCATGCGCGACCGCATGGACCTGCTCTCCGGCGGCCAGCGGCAGGCGGTCTCGCTCGTCATGGCGACGCTTGCCGGTTCCGACGTGCTGCTGCTCGACGAACATACGGCGGCGCTCGATCCCGGCATGGCCGAGTTCATCATGACCCTCACCCAGAAGATCGTTTCCGAGCGCAAGCTGACGACGCTGATGGTGACGCATTCGATGCGCCAGGCGCTCGATTACGGCCACCGCACGGTCATGCTGCATGGCGGCGAGATCGTGCTGGACGTCGCCGGCGACAGCCGCAAGACGCTGCAGGTCGAAGACCTCATCGCCATGTTCCGCAAGATGCGCGGCCAGACGCTCGACGACGACGCGTTGCTGATCGGCTGACGCCCACAAAGCGCCCGAATCCGCCCGCAGCCTTTGCGGGTCGGATTTTCGGAGGGCGCATGCGGCGACGGCATTTCCTGGCGGGCGGTCTATCGTCCGGTCTTGTTCTCGCATTGCCCGCGACGGCGAGGGCCGATGCCGCACAGAGGCTCGTGGCCGCGGCGCGCCGCCAGGTCGGCGTCACGCTCACCTACGATCCTGCCTATTCCCGGCTCGATTATCCCGGCGGCGACGTGCCGCGCGAGCGCGGCGTCTGCACCGATGTCATCGTGCGCGCCTATCGCGACGGGCTCGCCGTCGACCTGCAGGTTCTGGTGCATGAGGACATGCGCCGCGCCTTCTCGGCCTATCCGGCGCTGTGGGGCCTGAAGAGGACGGATCGCAACATCGACCATCGCCGGGTGCCCAACCTTCAGACCTTCTTCAAGCGGGCTGGCGCCGCGCTCGCCGTCAGCGAGGACGGAGCCGATTACCGGCCGGGCGATATCGTTTCGCAAATGCTGCCCGGCAACCTGCCGCATATCGGCATCGCGACGGACGAGCGCAGTGCCGACGGCGCGCGACCGCTTCTCGTGCACAATATCGGCGCCGGTGCGCGGCTGGAGGATGTGCTCTTCGCCTATCCTATCACCGGGCACTACCGTTTCCGGCTGTGAGCGGGCCTATCGCGCCTGCGTGAAGAAGATCTTCATCGCGAAGACCGAGAACACGCCGGCGAAGGTATAGTCGATGCCGCGCAGGACCTTCGGATTCTGCTGCAGCCAGCTTGCCAGCCGGTCGGCGGCGAGGATGACGATGACGTTGACCGGTATGCCGACGACGATGAAGAACAGGCCGAGGAAGACCAGCTTGCCGGTGATGCCGGGATCGCCGGCCGAGATGAACTGCGGCAGGAAGGTCATGAAGAAGATGATGACCTTGGGATTGAGCAGGTTCACCCAGAAGCCCGTGGAAATGTTGGCGAGCGCGGTGCCGCGCGGACCGGTCGCCGTCTTGACGGAAAGGTTGGAGCCGTAGCGGATCGCCTGGATGGCAAGCCACAGAAGATAGGCCGCGCCGCCGGTCTTGAGGATCATGAAGGCGGTGGGCGAGGCGGTGATGAGCGCCGAAATGCCGAAGGCGACCAGCAGCGTGTGCACGACGATGCCAAGGCTGGTGCCGATCACCACATAGAGGGCCGGGCCGCGGCCCTGCGAGAGCGCCCGGCTGATGGACAACGTCATGTCGGGACCGGGCGTCATCGCCAGCAGCAGGCTTGCGGCCGTGAAGGCGAGAAGCGTCGGGAGCGTGGGCAGGAAGTCCATGGCAAAGGGTCTCGAAGCCGGGGAAGATGAGAGGATTCTTATCCGGCTTTCGGGGAATTACCAATCAAAGTCTATGATGGGCTGTTACGCGCAGTCGATGGATGCGGCTACGCTTCCTCGATGAAAGCCCGGAATTTCTCCGCATGGTCCTTGTGCCAGCGCGAGAGAGGCGGGCGGTTCTCGATGACGTCGCCGATGGCCCAGGCCATGCGGCGCTCGTCGAGCGCGCGGGAAACGTCGTTGTCGGGGCAGAGGATGTAGAAGTCGCCGCGTTCCAGGCTTTCCATCATGAAGTCGACCGTCTGCGCCGGTGTCCAGGCGGCATCCGGCTTTTCCGTGCGCTCGCCCCGCGTCAGCGCCGTGAAGACGAAGCCGGGGATCAGCAGATGGGCGGAGAGCCTTGCGCCTTCGGTGTTGCGCAGCTCGTGCTGGAGCGCTTCGGTGAAGACCTTCACGCCGGCCTTGGAGACATTGTAGGCGGGGTTGCCGGGCGGCGTGGTGATGCCCTGCTTGGAGCCGGTGTTGATGATCAAGCCGGGTTCGCCATGCGCCAGCATGTTCGGCCCGAAAACCTGCGTGCCGTGCAGGACGCCCATCAGGTTGACGGCGAGGATATGGTCCCAGTTGGCCTCGGCGCTGAAGATCGAGGTATCGGGCTGGATGCCGGCATTGTTCATCAGAACATGCACGCGGCCGAAGCGTTGCAGCACGGCCCGCTCCAGTGCTTCCAGCTCATGGCGATGGGCGACGTCCGTCTCCACGGCCATGATGTTGGCCTCGCCGGCGATGGATTCGAGTTCGGCGCGGGCTTCGCCCAGCGCATCCACGCTGCGGTCGGCAATGGCGACGCACATGCCGGCTTCGGCGAAACGTCTTGCGGCGGCAAGGCCGATGCCGGAGGCGCCACCTGTAATGACGGCGACATTGCCCGGCTTGATGATGTCTGAAACAGTCGTCATGGGATCACCCTCCCTGGTCCACGCAACCGAATATGGGGTCTTCCCCGGCAGGGTCAAACCCGGCTGCGTCAGGAACCGTCGGGCTGCGCCCTTGCGTCACGCGACAATCTCGCTAAAAGTGCCGCGATACCGGGCTTTCGCGGGTTTGCTGCGGCCCTTCATGCAACGGACCTCATCATCATGGCATCACATAAAGACGTGAAGAAAGTCGTGCTCGCCTATTCCGGCGGCCTCGACACCTCGATCATCCTGAAGTGGCTTCAGACGGAACTCGGCGCGGAAGTCGTGACCTTCACGGCCGACCTCGGCCAGGGCGAAGAGCTGGAGCCGGCCCGCAAGAAGGCCGAGATGCTCGGCATCAAGGAGATCTTCATCGAGGACGTGCGCGAGGAATTCGTGCGCGATTTCGTCTTCCCGATGTTCCGCGCCAACGCGGTCTATGAAGGCGTCTACCTGCTCGGCACGTCGATCGCGCGTCCGCTGATCTCCAAGCACCTCATCGAGATCGCCGCAAAGACCGGCGCGGACGCCATCGCGCATGGCGCGACGGGCAAGGGCAACGACCAGGTCCGCTTCGAACTGTCGGCCTATGCACTGAACCCCGATATCAAGATCATCGCGCCGTGGCGCGACTGGACGTTCAAGAGCCGCACGCACCTGCTCGAATTCGCCGAGCAGCACCAGATCCCGGTCGCCAAGGACAAGAAGGGCGAAGCGCCGTTCTCCGTCGACGCGAATCTGCTGCACTCGTCCTCCGAGGGCAAGGTTCTGGAAGACCCGGCCATCGAAGCCCCCGAATACGTGCACATGCGCACCATCTCGCCGGAGAGCGCACCCGACAAGGCGACCGTCATCAAGGTGGGCTTCGAGCGCGGCGACGCGGTCTCCATCAATGGCGTGCGCATGTCGCCGGCGACCCTGCTCGCGACGCTCAACAATTACGGCCGCGACAACGGCATCGGCCGTCTCGACCTCGTGGAAAACCGCTTCGTCGGCATGAAGTCGCGCGGCGTCTACGAGACGCCTGGCGGCACGATCCTGCTCGCCGCGCATCGCGCCATCGAATCGATCACGCTCGACCGGGGCGCAGCCCACCTCAAGGACGAGCTGATGCCGCGCTATGCGGAACTGATCTATTACGGCTTCTGGTTCTCGCCGGAGCGCGAGATGCTGCAGGCGCTGATCGACCGCAGCCAGGAGCATGTCGAAGGCGAAGTGACGCTGAAGCTCTACAAGGGCAATGTCATGGTCACCGGTCGCGAATCGCCGAAGTCGCTCTATTCCGACAAGCTGGTCACCTTCGAGGATGACCAGGGCGCCTACGACCAGAAGGACGCCGCCGGCTTCATCAAGCTGAACGCGCTGCGCCTTCGCACGCTCGCCGCCCGCAACAAGCGCGGCTGATCGGTTCCTCTGAATGAAAAGGCCCGCTGCCGGAGACGGCAGCGGGCCTTTTTTCGTCAGGCGGCGAGGCCCTTCTTTTCCAGCATGGCCTCCGGGCTCGGCAGTTTGCCGCGGAAGGCCTTGTAGGCATCCTCCGGATCGACGGAGCCGCCGACGGCATAGATATAGGTCTTCAGCCGCTCGGCCATCGCCGGGTTGAAGGCGTCGCCCGTCTCGGTGAAGGCGGCGAAGGCGTCGGCGTCGAGAACTTCCGACCACATGTAGGAATAGTAGCCGGCCGAATAGCCGTCACCCGAGAAGACGTGCTGGAAGTGCGGCGTCGCATGGCGCATGACGATGGATTTCGGCATGCCGATCCGCGCCAGCACCGCCGCCTGCATCGCCATCGGATCCTCCACCGCGCCCTCGGTATGGAAGGCCATGTCGACCAGCGCGGAGGAGGTGAACTCCACCGTCGCAAAGCCGGAATTGAAGGTGCGTGCGGCGAGCACCTTGTCGAGCAGCGCTTGCGGCATCGCTTCGCCCGTCTGATAGTGCACTGCATAGCGGGTCAGGATCTCCGGTACCGTCAGCCAGTGCTCGAAGATCTGCGAGGGCAGTTCCACGAAGTCGCGCAGCACCTGGGTGCCGGAGAGACGCTCGTATTCCACGTCCGAGAGCAGGCCGTGCAGACCATGGCCGAATTCGTGGAACAGGGTGCGCGCGTCGTCGAAGGACAGCAGGGTGGGCTCGCCCGGCGCGCCCTTGGCGAAGTTGCAGACATTGTAGATGATCGGCAGTTCGCCAATGGCGCCGTTCTTCAGCGGCAGTCGATGCTGGCTCTGGTAGGAGCTCATCCACGCGCCGGAGCGCTTGGACGCGCGGGCGAAGTAATCGCCGAGGAACATGGCGACGAGCCGGTCTTCCCGGTCGCGGATCTCGAAGACGCGCACGTCCGGGTGATAGACCGGCACGTCCTTCTTCTCGACGGCATGGATGCCGAAGAGCCGTTCGGCGACGTCGAAGCAGGCCTCGATGACCTTTTCGAGCTGGAGATAGGGTTTCAGCTCCGCCTCGGAGAAGTTGAACTTCTTCGCGCGCAGCTTTTCGGCATAGTAGCGCCAGTCCCAGGGCATGACTTCATGGTTGCGGCCCTCTTCCGCGACGAGGGCGGCTAGTTCCGCCTCCTCCTCGCGCGCCCGCGCCACGGCCTTTTCCCAGACCTGCATGAGAAGCCCGTTCACCGCCTCCGGGGTCTTGGCCATGGTGTTGTCGAGCTTCAGCGCGGCGAAGTTGGCATAGCCGAGCAGGCCGGCCTTTTCGGCGCGCAGCGCCAGCGTATCCTTGACGATGCCGCGATTGTCCGTTTCGCCGGCATTCTCGCCGCGCGCCACCCAGGCGCGAAACGCCTGTTCGCGCAGGTCCCGGCGGGCGGAGAAGGTCAGGAACGGTTCGATGATCGAGCGCGACAGGGTGACGGCATAGCGCCCGTCCTCGCCGCGTTCGCGTGCGGCGGCGGCCATGGCGTCCTTCAGGAAGTCCGGCAGTCCGTCGAGCGCCTCGCCCTCGTCGAGGAGGAGCGCCCAGCTCTTCTCGTCGG
This region includes:
- a CDS encoding ABC transporter ATP-binding protein, encoding MISVSDIKVVFGKGTPLQKQALNGVSLTIEEGQFVTVIGSNGAGKSTLLGVLAGDVIATEGQVKIGTADVTRQGTAARAGRVARVFQDPLTGSCGALSIEENLALAARRGERRGLSSALGPQRRGHFRERIAELNLGLENRMRDRMDLLSGGQRQAVSLVMATLAGSDVLLLDEHTAALDPGMAEFIMTLTQKIVSERKLTTLMVTHSMRQALDYGHRTVMLHGGEIVLDVAGDSRKTLQVEDLIAMFRKMRGQTLDDDALLIG
- a CDS encoding DUF1287 domain-containing protein; the encoded protein is MRRRHFLAGGLSSGLVLALPATARADAAQRLVAAARRQVGVTLTYDPAYSRLDYPGGDVPRERGVCTDVIVRAYRDGLAVDLQVLVHEDMRRAFSAYPALWGLKRTDRNIDHRRVPNLQTFFKRAGAALAVSEDGADYRPGDIVSQMLPGNLPHIGIATDERSADGARPLLVHNIGAGARLEDVLFAYPITGHYRFRL
- a CDS encoding LysE family translocator, with the translated sequence MDFLPTLPTLLAFTAASLLLAMTPGPDMTLSISRALSQGRGPALYVVIGTSLGIVVHTLLVAFGISALITASPTAFMILKTGGAAYLLWLAIQAIRYGSNLSVKTATGPRGTALANISTGFWVNLLNPKVIIFFMTFLPQFISAGDPGITGKLVFLGLFFIVVGIPVNVIVILAADRLASWLQQNPKVLRGIDYTFAGVFSVFAMKIFFTQAR
- a CDS encoding SDR family NAD(P)-dependent oxidoreductase yields the protein MTTVSDIIKPGNVAVITGGASGIGLAAARRFAEAGMCVAIADRSVDALGEARAELESIAGEANIMAVETDVAHRHELEALERAVLQRFGRVHVLMNNAGIQPDTSIFSAEANWDHILAVNLMGVLHGTQVFGPNMLAHGEPGLIINTGSKQGITTPPGNPAYNVSKAGVKVFTEALQHELRNTEGARLSAHLLIPGFVFTALTRGERTEKPDAAWTPAQTVDFMMESLERGDFYILCPDNDVSRALDERRMAWAIGDVIENRPPLSRWHKDHAEKFRAFIEEA
- a CDS encoding argininosuccinate synthase produces the protein MASHKDVKKVVLAYSGGLDTSIILKWLQTELGAEVVTFTADLGQGEELEPARKKAEMLGIKEIFIEDVREEFVRDFVFPMFRANAVYEGVYLLGTSIARPLISKHLIEIAAKTGADAIAHGATGKGNDQVRFELSAYALNPDIKIIAPWRDWTFKSRTHLLEFAEQHQIPVAKDKKGEAPFSVDANLLHSSSEGKVLEDPAIEAPEYVHMRTISPESAPDKATVIKVGFERGDAVSINGVRMSPATLLATLNNYGRDNGIGRLDLVENRFVGMKSRGVYETPGGTILLAAHRAIESITLDRGAAHLKDELMPRYAELIYYGFWFSPEREMLQALIDRSQEHVEGEVTLKLYKGNVMVTGRESPKSLYSDKLVTFEDDQGAYDQKDAAGFIKLNALRLRTLAARNKRG
- a CDS encoding M3 family metallopeptidase, giving the protein MTETRIDPAIDLALVEWSGLNGLPRFDRVKDDAFAASFDAALAAHEAEIDAIAGNAEPPTFENTVVALEIAGDELSRVSALFWSRAGANTNDTIQALEREIAPKMSRHYSKIGTNAVLFRRIDTLWEGRAALNLSLEQTRVLERHWKGFVKSGAKLEKPQQDRLSAINETLAGLGAKFGQNVLADEKSWALLLDEGEALDGLPDFLKDAMAAAARERGEDGRYAVTLSRSIIEPFLTFSARRDLREQAFRAWVARGENAGETDNRGIVKDTLALRAEKAGLLGYANFAALKLDNTMAKTPEAVNGLLMQVWEKAVARAREEEAELAALVAEEGRNHEVMPWDWRYYAEKLRAKKFNFSEAELKPYLQLEKVIEACFDVAERLFGIHAVEKKDVPVYHPDVRVFEIRDREDRLVAMFLGDYFARASKRSGAWMSSYQSQHRLPLKNGAIGELPIIYNVCNFAKGAPGEPTLLSFDDARTLFHEFGHGLHGLLSDVEYERLSGTQVLRDFVELPSQIFEHWLTVPEILTRYAVHYQTGEAMPQALLDKVLAARTFNSGFATVEFTSSALVDMAFHTEGAVEDPMAMQAAVLARIGMPKSIVMRHATPHFQHVFSGDGYSAGYYSYMWSEVLDADAFAAFTETGDAFNPAMAERLKTYIYAVGGSVDPEDAYKAFRGKLPSPEAMLEKKGLAA